Proteins found in one Anoplolepis gracilipes chromosome 7, ASM4749672v1, whole genome shotgun sequence genomic segment:
- the LOC140667453 gene encoding uncharacterized protein isoform X1 — translation MNNPLDHDFEKLKFSGHNNICKDGAVELLQNFDKRAGTPSSPDDNLNDRQLLLNCGVCGQQFASKKLLRTHISTHLRKPCIVLKRVTNPKVKVKKQSEDTYWLDPEKKGLLKLTLKKNTAEPLKLTLKKTSSKSEDFTVVNSNFNPVIKNHQQEDVAGAKENDQRNNKAAKGSVNEPFENVMVDQQDDYENIKFGMEDHNPLEENERPSIDVNEGDSGVGSDMANPSIEKEDQNVDDIQSSDNYDNSEKRLSEPEDHEESDALEATCRETIENLKKLGEQSNSRSTTQLIDNSSAEDEDDRNHDSDMIHTLGQNPSINIIPKSSTFSNHSTERAPVCDSEDKSRDSTEQQAQGFNWNQLSTELSNQNNEDLNKENNEQQADTGGDSNMENTGSLLHNFLMEHQRRNPNEVSSNNLSSETSEYVPLEKLAETVSTCRICNEKFKDIAHLDEHRSKAGHYQCNIPECANLIFHSAMEVSMHRAQTHGTPLSPSVSLSPHNQLSNSPHVNQNSPHLSQTSHSPHTVPVDTSSTNSSQQQQLSRTSPLTSPHQTNSPTFNAAAATTTGPQMQIPPVNFEQLPPPVQQLAQQVQRMPLPQAQMPPSLPPGANTMIPGPNYFVQPPGRPPLYRVSGPQSIHYPPHMAHLYQYGPGPYPPIAAPPPQMHPQLPQQIPRGRYPPTTAVVQNSRAPRLPQTSSVPRQRMKRPMQQSMQVQPQNNPVKQRRMDVLLPDRNEDADCHVIAQQKRNDGLPVIQNVQGATTQQTSRNDSTIHLTDSITLSVRQPGSTPAQVQNTPNSGGKKSDAKAVANVLAARGITVTPAANKNKTSEQSKQQISQQQQRPSPSQQPLNVTALNLNSAISIIPTSSQRKQQEQGQFAVPQNKQNKSPINEQVERPPRPPTVDLTQDSPPQMPVVRRGRPPRALLTCQVCDKNFQNQDMLTQHMATHRTISKLHHRCNLCPAQYPTVQALTTHKQTYHKEVDTVAQNGGAELALPVVDLKSPHVLNRLSNLGIQSYIPLSQLSAQTGGYFGLPIITIDGARNSSTCNLGALGATSILSLGPLKHLSNR, via the exons ATGAACAATCCGCTGGATcacgattttgaaaaattaaaattttctggaCATAATAATATCTGTAAAGACGGCGCTGTGGAGCTGTTACAAAATTTCG ACAAACGCGCGGGCACTCCCAGCTCGCCGGATGACAACTTGAATGATCGCCAATTGCTGCTGAATTGCGGCGTTTGTGGTCAGCAATTTGCTTCCAAAAAATTACTACGTACTCATATTTCCACCCATCTAAGGAAGCCTTGCATTGTCCTCAAGAGAGTGACTAATCCAAAGGTAAAGGTAAAGAAGCAAAGTGAAGACACATATTGGTTAGATCCTGAAAAAAAGGGTCTGCTGAAGCTTACTCTGAAGAAGAACACAGCCGAACCTCTGAAGCTTACGTTGAAAAAGACATCTTCAAAGTCGGAAGATTTTACTGTTGTGAATAGTAATTTTAACCCAGTTATCAAGAATCATCAGCAAGAAGACGTGGCAGGTGCTAAAGAGAATGATCAAAGAAATAACAAAGCAGCGAAAGGTTCAGTTAATGAACCTTTTGAAAACGTGATGGTGGATCAACAA GATGATTacgaaaacattaaatttggTATGGAAGATCATAATCCATTAGAAGAGAATGAAAGACCATCTATAGATGTTAATGAGGGTGATTCTGGTGTAGGAAGTGATATGGCAAATCCATCCATTGAGAAAGAGGATCAAAATGTTGATGACATACAAAGTAGCGATAACTATGACAATTCTGAGAAACGGTTGTCAGAACCTGAAGATCATGAGGAGTCAGATGCTTTGGAAGCAACATGTAGAGAAActattgaaaatttgaaaaaactcGGAGAACAGTCGAA ttctaGATCAACAACTCAATTGATCGATAATTCGTCTGCTGAGGACGAAGATGATAGAAACCATGATTCTGATATGATACATACTCTTGGACAGAATCCTTCCATCAACATTATTCCAAAGTCTTCCACATTTTCCAATCATTCGACGGAACGTGCTCCAGTATGCGACAGTGAAGATAAGAGCAGAGATTCGACTGAGCAACAAGCACAAGGTTTCAATTGGAATCAATTATCCACTGAGTTGTCCAACCAAAATAATGAGGATCTTAATAAAGAGAACAACGAGCAACAGGCGGATACTGGCGGTGATTCCAACATGGAGAACACTGGGTCGCTGTTGCATAATTTTCTCATGGAACATCAGAGACGTAATCCGAACGAGGTCTCATCAAACAATTTGTCCAGCGAGACATCGGAGTATGTGCCCCTTGAGAAACTGGCAGAAACTGTCAGTACGTGTCGCATCTGCAACgagaaatttaaagatatcGCGCATCTAGATGAACATCGTAGTAAAGCAGGTCATTATCAATGCAATATCCCGGAATGCGCCAATCTCATCTTCCATTCAGCAATGGAGGTATCGATGCATCGGGCGCAGACGCATGGTACTCCGCTTTCGCCAAGCGTGAGCCTGTCTCCTCATAATCAATTGTCAAACTCGCCGCACGTCAATCAGAATTCGCCACACTTGAGTCAAACATCGCACTCGCCTCATACCGTACCTGTGGATACATCATCAACGAACAGCTCGCAACAGCAACAGCTCAGTAGAACCTCGCCGTTAACATCACCGCATCAAACTAATTCGCCGACCTTTAATGCGGCTGCGGCTACAACGACTGGCCCGCAAATGCAAATACCACCGGTAAATTTTGAGCAACTCCCACCACCCGTGCAGCAACTGGCACAACAAGTGCAGCGTATGCCTCTTCCACAGGCACAAATGCCTCCTAGTCTTCCTCCGGGCGCAAACACAATGATACCTGGACcgaattattttgtacagcCACCGGGTCGACCGCCCTTGTACAGAGTATCCGGTCCGCAAAGTATACATTATCCTCCACACATGGCGCATTTATATCAGTATGGGCCAGGTCCATATCCTCCGATAGCTGCGCCTCCTCCGCAGATGCATCCACAATTACCCCAACAAATTCCACGTGGACGGTATCCACCAACGACAGCTGTTGTCCAAAATAGCAG AGCGCCAAGGTTACCGCAAACTAGTTCAGTTCCTCGTCAACGCATGAAGAGGCCCATGCAGCAATCTATGCAAGTTCAACCACAAAATAACCCCGTGAAGCAAAGGCGTATGGATGTTCTACTGCCCGATAGAAACGAAGACGCGGATTGTCACGTCATAGCACAACAGAAGAGAAACGATGGATTACCCGTTATTCAAAATGTTCAGGGAGCTACTACCCAGCAAACCAGTAGAAATGATTCTACGATACATCTCACAGATTCGATCACTCTAAGTGTTCGACAACCtg GTTCTACTCCAGCTCAAGTCCAGAACACGCCAAACTCGGGAGGAAAGAAATCCGATGCCAAGGCGGTGGCGAATGTCCTTGCGGCTCGAGGTATAACAGTTACTCCagctgcaaataaaaataagacaaGTGAACAAAGCAAACAGCAGATATCTCAGCAGCAGCAGCGGCCATCACCTTCACAGCAGCCTTTAAATGTTACAGCGCTCAATCTGAATTCTGCTATTTCTATCATACCAACTAGTTCACAAAGAAAGCAACAGGAGCAAGGGCAGTTTGCTGTTCCGCAAAACAAGCAGAACAAATCGCCGATTAATGAACAAGTTGAACGACCGCCGCGACCACCGACTGTGGACCTTACGCAGGACAGTCCACCACAAATGCCAGTCGTTAGGCGTGGTCGTCCACCTAG AGCATTATTAACATGTCAGGTATGTGataaaaactttcaaaatcaaGACATGTTGACACAACACATGGCAACTCATCGAACGATTAGTAAATTGCATCATAg atGCAATCTCTGTCCTGCTCAGTATCCCACAGTTCAAGCATTGACAACGCACAAACAAACTTACCACAAAGAAGTTGACACAGTGGCACAAAATGGAGGCGCGGAATTAGCTCTACCGGTCGTGGATTTAAAATCGCCACATGTTTTAAACCGTTTGTCAAATCTGGGAATTCAGAGCTACATACCATTGTCGCAACTGAGTGCTCAAACCGGCGGTTACTTCGGTCTGCCGATCATCACGATAGACGGTGCAAGAAACTCGAGTACCTGTAATCTAGGTGCGCTTGGTGCTACCTCTATATTAAGTCTCGGTCCTCTTAAGCATTTATCAAACAGGTAA